The following proteins are co-located in the Acidobacteriota bacterium genome:
- a CDS encoding Nramp family divalent metal transporter translates to MASGVDERVGVLPGDSGALPSWDVADLPAPPPFTPRNLFSVIGPGAVMAATSIGGGEWLVGPAAAVKYSSAIFLIATAAIVLQVLFNLEAVRYTLYTGEPIYGGFMRLKPGPRFWAAFYSLLGFFQLGWPALAGSAAATLLGAWMGRMPGAPDAATQIWIATGLVGLVVLVLSFGGTIERMLEYFAWTMLAVVFAFLVVVNVAFVPAAHWARTFAGFFSMSGLTHPIDWSLIGALAATAGSGGLGNLTVTNWVRDKGFGMGALVGAIPSAVGGHAIALSHVGTVFPATPENLSRWREWMRYVHADQIWVWGLFCFLGMFLNVNLATAIVPQGTDLQGLAAGAYQAEYLARIWPGFWFLTLFNGFWILFKTQLGNTDILVRAVTDATWMASGRARQSRWAFARSTTACSWPSRSGAWSRCGRRRRSRCSSCWRTWRAW, encoded by the coding sequence ATGGCGTCAGGTGTTGATGAACGCGTCGGCGTGTTGCCCGGCGATTCGGGCGCGTTGCCTTCATGGGATGTCGCCGACCTGCCGGCGCCGCCGCCGTTCACGCCCCGCAACCTGTTCAGCGTCATCGGTCCGGGCGCCGTCATGGCCGCCACGTCGATTGGCGGCGGCGAGTGGCTGGTCGGGCCCGCGGCCGCGGTCAAGTACTCCTCCGCCATCTTCCTGATCGCGACGGCCGCGATCGTCCTGCAGGTGCTCTTCAACCTGGAGGCGGTGCGCTACACGCTCTACACGGGCGAGCCGATCTACGGCGGCTTCATGCGGTTGAAGCCAGGGCCCCGCTTCTGGGCCGCCTTCTACTCGCTGCTCGGGTTCTTCCAGCTCGGCTGGCCGGCGCTCGCCGGCAGCGCCGCCGCGACCCTCCTCGGCGCGTGGATGGGCCGCATGCCGGGCGCGCCCGACGCCGCCACCCAGATCTGGATCGCGACGGGGCTCGTCGGGCTCGTCGTGCTGGTCCTGTCGTTCGGCGGCACGATCGAGCGCATGCTCGAGTACTTCGCGTGGACCATGCTGGCCGTCGTCTTCGCGTTCCTGGTCGTGGTGAACGTCGCCTTCGTGCCGGCCGCGCACTGGGCGCGGACGTTCGCCGGCTTCTTCTCGATGTCGGGCCTGACGCATCCGATCGACTGGTCGCTCATCGGCGCGCTGGCCGCCACCGCCGGATCGGGCGGCTTGGGCAACCTGACGGTCACCAACTGGGTCCGCGACAAGGGCTTCGGCATGGGCGCGCTCGTCGGCGCGATTCCGAGCGCCGTCGGCGGTCATGCCATCGCGCTCTCCCATGTCGGCACCGTGTTCCCGGCGACGCCGGAGAACCTGTCGCGCTGGCGCGAGTGGATGCGGTACGTGCACGCGGATCAGATCTGGGTCTGGGGCCTCTTCTGCTTCCTCGGCATGTTCCTGAACGTGAACTTGGCGACCGCGATCGTGCCGCAAGGTACCGATTTGCAGGGGCTGGCGGCGGGCGCGTATCAGGCGGAGTACCTGGCGAGGATCTGGCCGGGCTTCTGGTTCCTCACGCTCTTCAATGGATTCTGGATCCTCTTCAAGACGCAGCTCGGGAACACCGACATCCTCGTCCGCGCGGTGACGGACGCGACGTGGATGGCGAGCGGGCGCGCCCGACAGTCGCGCTGGGCATTCGCGCGATCTACTACGGCGTGCTCCTGGCCTTCTCGGTCTGGGGCATGGTCGCGCTGCGGTCGGCGTCGCCGTTCCAGATGTTCAAGCTGCTGGCGAACATGGCGGGCCTGGTGA
- a CDS encoding DUF1080 domain-containing protein, with amino-acid sequence MRTFRLPMFAAAVAAATLAAGPSLSAQAGQWKVLFDGKDLSQFTILAGGGGGRRGAPAPTAPPSANPTDRGWKVETGVITSTAPAEGQRSGSLATKDSYKDFEFETEFMLAESGTRCTPKLGPKQENLSEDRPCTFNSGIYFRNGYQLNLGRREAGEYIGVVVHRQLPEAIRGNVDWLSTGDCGGRNHVYLQDCDQFAKLRKVNDWNKIRIRFQGTRLQVWLNDVQITDVTDDPTDPAEASWKDAAPIWFQTPPAGESGGFAGYIKHRNVRVRAL; translated from the coding sequence ATGCGCACGTTCCGTCTTCCCATGTTCGCGGCGGCGGTGGCCGCCGCGACGCTCGCCGCCGGTCCATCGCTTTCGGCGCAAGCCGGCCAGTGGAAGGTCCTGTTCGACGGCAAGGACCTGAGCCAGTTCACGATCCTCGCCGGCGGTGGCGGCGGCCGGCGCGGTGCGCCGGCGCCGACCGCTCCGCCGTCGGCCAACCCGACCGACCGCGGCTGGAAAGTCGAGACCGGGGTGATCACCAGCACCGCGCCCGCCGAAGGCCAGCGCAGCGGGAGCCTCGCCACCAAGGACAGCTACAAGGACTTCGAGTTCGAGACGGAGTTCATGCTGGCCGAGTCCGGCACGCGGTGCACGCCGAAGCTGGGGCCGAAGCAGGAGAACCTCAGCGAGGACCGGCCGTGCACGTTCAACAGCGGCATCTACTTCCGCAACGGCTACCAGTTGAACCTCGGCCGGCGCGAGGCCGGCGAGTACATCGGCGTGGTCGTCCACCGGCAGCTTCCCGAAGCCATCCGCGGCAACGTGGACTGGCTGTCGACCGGCGACTGCGGCGGCCGGAACCACGTGTACCTCCAGGACTGCGATCAGTTCGCGAAGCTGCGCAAGGTGAACGACTGGAACAAGATCCGGATCCGCTTCCAGGGAACGCGGCTGCAGGTCTGGCTCAACGACGTGCAGATCACCGACGTGACGGACGACCCGACCGATCCGGCTGAAGCGTCGTGGAAGGACGCCGCGCCCATCTGGTTCCAGACGCCCCCGGCCGGCGAGTCGGGCGGCTTCGCCGGCTACATCAAGCACCGCAACGTCCGCGTGCGGGCGCTGTAG
- a CDS encoding DUF1080 domain-containing protein gives MPRHLSRLGVSTLVLSAALALPGTLTAQSGAPGPWKQLFNGKDLTNFTIPAGRGRAGAPPPAADAPPGWHVVDGVIIGGEAKPGERAGALTTVEKYSDFELEFDFVLGEVAGKCSEELGPKEENLSDPGCVGNSGVSYRSGYQMNIGRREGGEYIGLVIHRVDPKAIRGNILWLSHGDKAFPNLRKRQDWNTLRIAVKGDHHQAWLNGTKIVDVTDKSTLESEADWRVAQPITFQMPYTPGVTAKFRNIRVRTL, from the coding sequence ATGCCGCGTCATCTCAGCCGTCTTGGTGTGTCAACGCTCGTGCTCTCGGCCGCGCTCGCGCTGCCCGGTACGCTCACGGCCCAGTCCGGAGCTCCCGGCCCGTGGAAGCAGCTCTTCAATGGCAAGGACCTGACGAACTTCACTATTCCGGCCGGCCGCGGCCGCGCCGGCGCCCCGCCGCCTGCTGCCGACGCCCCGCCGGGATGGCACGTTGTCGACGGTGTGATCATCGGCGGCGAGGCGAAGCCCGGCGAGCGCGCCGGTGCGCTCACGACCGTCGAGAAGTACTCCGACTTCGAGCTGGAATTCGACTTCGTGCTCGGCGAGGTGGCCGGCAAGTGCTCGGAGGAGCTCGGGCCGAAAGAAGAGAACCTGAGCGATCCGGGCTGCGTCGGCAACAGCGGCGTCAGCTACCGGAGCGGCTACCAGATGAACATCGGCCGGCGCGAAGGCGGCGAGTACATCGGCCTCGTCATCCACCGCGTGGATCCGAAGGCCATCCGCGGCAACATCCTCTGGCTGAGCCACGGCGACAAGGCGTTCCCGAACCTGCGAAAGCGCCAGGACTGGAACACGCTGCGCATCGCGGTGAAAGGCGATCACCACCAGGCCTGGCTCAACGGCACGAAGATCGTGGACGTCACCGACAAGTCCACGCTCGAGTCGGAGGCCGACTGGCGCGTGGCGCAGCCGATCACGTTCCAGATGCCCTACACGCCGGGTGTGACGGCGAAGTTCCGGAACATCCGCGTTCGCACGCTCTGA